A region of Streptomyces deccanensis DNA encodes the following proteins:
- a CDS encoding MFS transporter, with protein sequence MFRSLRVRNYRLFFVGQVVSNIGTWMQRIAQDWLVLSLTGSSTAVGVTMALQFLPMLLFGLYGGVLVDRFPKRRLLFVTQTSMAVTGLALAALTLSGQVQVWHVYVAAFAVGMATVVDNPARQSFVSEMVGPDQLQNAVSLNSANFQSARLVGPAVAGVLITTVGTGWAFLYNGLSFVAPITGLLLMRTRELHPVRRAPRAKGQLREGLRYVAGRPELLWPIVLVGFIGTFGFNFPVWLSAYADDVFHADAGSYSLFNTLMAVGSVAGALLAARRGTARLHVLIGGALAFGLLEIVAALAPAYWLFALLMVPIGMFGLTVNVTANTAIQMNTDPAMRGRVMALYMMVFLGGTPLGAPIAGWVTDAYGARLGFVAGGVVATVAAVVVGLVLVRAGGLRLSVGWNHGYPRVRVLSRERADEPTSVPTA encoded by the coding sequence ATGTTCCGGTCGTTGCGGGTCCGGAACTACCGGCTGTTCTTCGTCGGGCAGGTCGTGTCGAACATCGGCACATGGATGCAGCGGATCGCCCAGGACTGGCTGGTGCTGAGCCTGACCGGGTCGTCGACGGCCGTCGGTGTGACGATGGCGCTCCAGTTCCTGCCGATGCTGCTGTTCGGCTTGTACGGCGGTGTGCTGGTCGACCGTTTCCCCAAGCGGCGGCTGCTGTTCGTGACGCAGACCTCGATGGCCGTGACGGGGCTGGCCCTCGCCGCGCTCACCCTCTCCGGCCAGGTCCAGGTGTGGCACGTGTACGTGGCCGCCTTCGCCGTGGGGATGGCCACGGTCGTCGACAACCCGGCCCGGCAGTCGTTCGTGTCCGAGATGGTCGGGCCGGACCAGCTGCAGAACGCGGTCAGCCTCAACTCGGCGAACTTCCAGTCGGCCCGTCTCGTCGGCCCCGCCGTCGCCGGTGTGCTGATCACCACCGTCGGCACGGGCTGGGCCTTCCTCTACAACGGCCTCTCCTTCGTCGCCCCCATCACCGGCCTGCTGCTGATGCGGACCCGCGAGCTGCACCCCGTCCGCCGCGCCCCCCGCGCCAAGGGCCAGCTCCGGGAGGGCCTGCGCTACGTGGCCGGGCGCCCCGAGCTGCTGTGGCCCATCGTCCTCGTCGGCTTCATCGGCACCTTCGGCTTCAACTTCCCCGTCTGGCTCTCGGCCTACGCGGACGACGTGTTCCACGCGGACGCCGGCTCGTACAGCCTCTTCAACACCCTCATGGCCGTCGGCTCGGTCGCCGGCGCCCTGCTCGCGGCGCGCCGGGGCACCGCCCGGCTGCACGTCCTGATCGGCGGCGCGCTCGCCTTCGGCCTGCTGGAGATCGTGGCGGCGCTGGCCCCCGCGTACTGGCTCTTCGCCCTGCTGATGGTGCCGATAGGGATGTTCGGCCTGACGGTGAACGTCACCGCCAACACGGCCATCCAGATGAACACCGACCCCGCGATGCGCGGCCGGGTCATGGCCCTCTACATGATGGTCTTCCTGGGCGGTACGCCGCTGGGCGCGCCGATCGCCGGCTGGGTCACCGACGCGTACGGCGCGCGGCTGGGCTTCGTCGCCGGCGGCGTCGTCGCCACGGTCGCCGCAGTCGTCGTGGGCCTGGTCCTCGTCAGGGCCGGCGGGCTCCGCCTGTCGGTGGGGTGGAACCACGGGTACCCACGGGTGCGGGTCCTGTCCCGGGAGCGGGCGGACGAACCGACGTCGGTACCGACGGCCTGA
- a CDS encoding DUF2530 domain-containing protein: MAKWTPKHEAPEPLEGPIVPTIIGGTILWLVLFVVQLPFYGWYEDHGHTWWIWTCLAGGGLGFIGIYYVRRRDAAIKRDAARRAPAEAEAAKAAEAEARAKATKADRIAAEAESESDDVSTGPTTN; the protein is encoded by the coding sequence ATGGCGAAGTGGACCCCCAAGCACGAGGCACCGGAGCCCCTGGAAGGGCCCATCGTGCCGACCATCATCGGCGGCACGATCCTGTGGCTCGTCCTCTTCGTCGTCCAGCTGCCCTTCTACGGCTGGTACGAGGACCACGGGCACACCTGGTGGATCTGGACCTGCCTGGCGGGCGGCGGCCTGGGCTTCATCGGCATCTACTACGTCCGCAGACGCGACGCGGCGATCAAACGCGACGCGGCCCGCAGGGCCCCGGCGGAGGCGGAGGCCGCGAAGGCCGCGGAGGCGGAGGCAAGGGCCAAGGCCACCAAAGCCGACCGGATCGCAGCGGAGGCCGAGTCCGAGTCCGACGACGTGTCGACCGGCCCCACGACCAACTGA
- a CDS encoding MarR family winged helix-turn-helix transcriptional regulator: MPDLNHGDDEAAVNALRSAVMRLSRRLKHQRVDESLSPTEMSVLGTLARCGTATPGELARKEHVQPPSMTRIVALLESKGLVKLEPHPEDRRQKVVTQTERAEAMLEESRRKRNAFLASLVEGLDEEEWAALRAAAPVLEKLAHL; encoded by the coding sequence ATGCCTGACCTGAACCATGGCGACGACGAGGCCGCTGTGAACGCCCTCCGTTCCGCCGTGATGCGCCTGTCCCGTCGACTCAAGCACCAGCGGGTCGACGAGTCGCTGAGCCCGACCGAGATGTCGGTGCTCGGCACGCTCGCCCGCTGCGGCACGGCCACCCCCGGTGAGCTGGCCCGCAAGGAGCATGTGCAGCCGCCGTCGATGACCCGGATCGTCGCCCTGCTGGAGAGCAAGGGCCTGGTGAAGCTGGAGCCGCATCCGGAGGACCGGCGGCAGAAGGTGGTCACCCAGACCGAGCGGGCCGAGGCGATGTTGGAGGAGAGCCGGCGCAAGCGCAACGCGTTCCTCGCGTCGCTGGTCGAGGGCCTCGACGAGGAGGAGTGGGCCGCGCTGCGGGCCGCCGCGCCGGTGCTGGAGAAGCTCGCGCACCTCTGA
- a CDS encoding nuclear transport factor 2 family protein: MTPTTPARRALVAVLAAAALTSTVAVVPAVAAPPTAVTERAPHGDAARLGYQKAVTVRVLKGVFEDGDTAVVDRYVRPDYIQHNPLAPDGAETLKGLATAVSGQFPDAVYDIKRVISQGDLVLVHSNVVLTPGTRGSAVFDIFRFQGGRIAEHWDVGQEVPESSANGNDMFSTVSRPRTEVPGPAWLTSYNEKLVTKAFDRLLVRKDLSALDRYWGPEYHQHNPNIPDGVAGARAGLGGYFQQFPSLTVTRKRVVAEGDLVAVHSHYVNAPGERGQAVIDLFRVRNGKIVEHWDVLQNVPETSANDNTMF; this comes from the coding sequence GTGACCCCCACCACGCCTGCCCGCCGCGCGCTCGTCGCCGTCCTCGCGGCCGCCGCGCTCACCTCCACCGTCGCCGTCGTACCGGCCGTCGCGGCGCCGCCCACCGCCGTCACCGAGCGGGCCCCGCACGGGGACGCCGCGCGGCTCGGCTACCAGAAGGCCGTGACCGTACGGGTGCTGAAGGGAGTGTTCGAGGACGGCGACACAGCGGTCGTGGACCGGTACGTGCGGCCGGACTACATCCAGCACAATCCGCTCGCACCGGACGGGGCGGAGACGCTGAAGGGGCTCGCGACGGCGGTGAGCGGGCAGTTCCCGGACGCCGTGTACGACATCAAGCGGGTCATCTCCCAGGGCGACCTCGTCCTCGTGCACTCCAACGTCGTGCTCACGCCCGGCACCCGGGGCTCCGCCGTCTTCGACATCTTCCGGTTCCAGGGCGGGCGGATCGCGGAGCACTGGGACGTGGGGCAGGAGGTGCCGGAGTCCTCCGCCAACGGCAACGACATGTTCTCCACCGTCAGCAGGCCGCGCACCGAGGTGCCCGGGCCTGCCTGGCTGACCTCGTACAACGAGAAGCTGGTGACCAAGGCGTTCGACCGGCTGCTGGTGCGCAAGGACCTCTCGGCGCTCGACCGGTACTGGGGCCCCGAGTACCACCAGCACAACCCGAACATCCCCGACGGCGTGGCCGGGGCCAGGGCCGGTCTGGGCGGCTACTTCCAGCAGTTCCCCTCCCTCACCGTCACCCGCAAGCGCGTCGTCGCCGAGGGCGACCTCGTCGCCGTCCACAGCCACTACGTCAACGCCCCGGGCGAACGTGGCCAGGCCGTCATCGACCTGTTCCGGGTGCGGAACGGAAAGATCGTCGAACACTGGGACGTACTCCAGAACGTGCCGGAGACGTCGGCGAACGACAACACGATGTTCTGA
- a CDS encoding MFS transporter, whose translation MARGGGLGREFRWLWAAYAVSAFGTRLSFDALPLIAVLVLHVGPTEVSALAATGLAVGAAVAVPLGPWVEFRRKRPVMITMDLVRCAALLTVPVAYALDLLSFPQLLLVSTVVAVADITFTAASGAFVKSLVPAEHLVTANGRFEATTWTTTMLGPPLGGAAMGLFGPVVTVVIDAGSYLLSAAGIRAIGGKEPRPTRPAVPTQLTKPTQPTPPEDPPAPRTPRLRVGDLPDGWRYILRDPALRPLFLNSVLVNALIMAPAPLLVILMVGQLGFAPWQYGLAFAVPCLGGLIGSRLSRRLVARHGQDRVLRVAGTLRACWPLGLAFIGAGPAGLVLVMVVEFGLITCIGVFNPVLATVRLTRTPADRVARTLTAWSVTGKLTVAAMTALWGLLAAVTTPRTAIATAGLLLLATPLLLPRHRSAPRGTTTPNDHQNPEPLAKN comes from the coding sequence ATGGCGCGGGGCGGTGGGCTGGGGCGCGAGTTCCGGTGGTTGTGGGCGGCGTACGCGGTCAGCGCGTTCGGGACCCGGCTGTCGTTCGACGCGCTCCCCCTGATCGCGGTGCTGGTCCTGCACGTCGGCCCCACGGAGGTCTCCGCGCTGGCGGCGACCGGCCTGGCGGTGGGCGCGGCCGTGGCCGTACCGCTCGGCCCCTGGGTGGAGTTCCGCCGCAAGCGCCCGGTGATGATCACCATGGACCTGGTCCGCTGCGCGGCCCTGCTGACCGTCCCGGTGGCCTACGCCCTGGACCTGCTCAGCTTCCCGCAACTGCTCCTGGTCTCCACGGTCGTCGCCGTGGCCGACATCACCTTCACCGCGGCGAGCGGTGCCTTTGTGAAGTCCCTGGTCCCGGCGGAGCACCTGGTGACCGCCAACGGCCGCTTCGAGGCCACGACCTGGACCACGACCATGCTCGGCCCGCCCCTCGGCGGCGCCGCGATGGGCCTCTTCGGCCCGGTCGTCACCGTAGTGATCGACGCCGGCAGCTACCTCCTCTCGGCAGCGGGCATCCGGGCGATCGGCGGCAAGGAACCACGCCCGACCCGACCGGCCGTACCAACCCAACTAACCAAACCAACCCAACCGACCCCACCCGAGGACCCGCCCGCGCCGCGCACCCCCCGGCTCCGCGTCGGCGACCTCCCCGACGGCTGGCGGTACATCCTCCGCGACCCGGCCCTGCGCCCCCTGTTCCTCAACAGCGTGCTGGTCAACGCCCTGATCATGGCGCCGGCGCCGCTGCTGGTCATCCTCATGGTGGGTCAACTCGGCTTCGCGCCCTGGCAGTACGGCCTCGCCTTCGCCGTCCCGTGCCTCGGCGGCCTGATCGGTTCCCGCCTCTCCCGCCGTCTGGTCGCCCGCCACGGCCAGGACAGGGTCCTCCGGGTCGCCGGAACCCTGCGGGCGTGCTGGCCGCTCGGGCTGGCGTTCATCGGCGCGGGCCCGGCCGGTCTCGTCCTCGTCATGGTGGTCGAGTTCGGCCTGATCACCTGCATCGGCGTGTTCAACCCCGTGCTGGCCACCGTGCGCCTCACCCGGACCCCGGCGGATCGCGTCGCCCGCACGCTCACCGCCTGGTCCGTCACCGGCAAGCTCACCGTCGCCGCCATGACGGCCCTCTGGGGCCTCCTCGCCGCCGTCACCACCCCCCGCACCGCGATCGCCACGGCGGGCCTCCTCCTCCTGGCGACCCCCCTGCTCCTCCCGCGCCACCGCTCCGCACCGCGCGGGACCACCACCCCGAACGACCACCAGAACCCGGAGCCACTCGCGAAGAACTGA
- a CDS encoding NCS2 family permease, translating to MSPQGTLATLDRHFRITERGSTLSREIRGGFATFFAMAYIIVLNPIILSSAKDMYGHQLDYGQLVTATAVTAAFTTLLMGVIGNVPIALAAGLGVNTVVALQLAPRMSWPDAMGMVVLAGFVVMLLVATGLRERVMNAVPLGLRKGISIGIGLFIMLIGLVDAGFVTRIPDAAHTTVPLQLGADGHLNGWPVLVFVLGALLTLALIVRKVPGAILISIVAMTLLAVVVEAVAKLPAGSWGLTTPKWPGTPVATPDFGLLGEVSLFGGFGKVGLLTGVLFVFTVLLSCFFDAMGTIMGVGDEAKLTDADGQLPGINKVLFVDGIAVAAGGASSSSATTCFVESTAGVGEGARTGFANVVTGALFAVALFLTPVATMVPSQAATPALLAVGFLILANSVREIDWADYTIAVPAFVTMVMMPFTYSITNGIGMGFITFVVLRLAAGRGRGVPVAMYVVSAVFLFYYLMPALGLT from the coding sequence ATGTCCCCGCAGGGCACCCTTGCCACCCTCGACCGCCACTTCCGGATCACGGAACGCGGCAGCACGCTGTCGCGTGAGATCCGGGGCGGGTTCGCCACCTTCTTCGCGATGGCCTACATCATCGTGCTCAACCCGATCATCCTGAGCAGCGCGAAGGACATGTACGGGCACCAGCTGGACTACGGCCAGCTCGTCACCGCCACCGCCGTCACCGCAGCCTTCACCACCCTCCTCATGGGCGTCATCGGCAATGTGCCGATCGCGCTGGCGGCGGGGCTCGGCGTGAACACGGTCGTCGCCCTCCAGCTCGCGCCGCGCATGTCGTGGCCGGACGCGATGGGCATGGTCGTGCTGGCCGGTTTCGTCGTGATGCTGCTGGTCGCGACGGGCCTGCGGGAGCGCGTCATGAACGCGGTGCCGCTGGGTCTGCGCAAGGGCATCTCCATCGGCATCGGTCTGTTCATCATGCTGATCGGGCTGGTCGACGCCGGCTTCGTCACCCGTATCCCGGACGCCGCGCACACGACCGTGCCGCTCCAACTGGGCGCGGACGGGCACCTGAACGGCTGGCCGGTGCTCGTCTTCGTCCTCGGCGCGCTGCTGACGCTCGCGCTGATCGTGCGCAAGGTGCCGGGCGCGATCCTCATCTCGATCGTCGCGATGACGCTGCTCGCGGTGGTCGTGGAGGCCGTCGCCAAGCTGCCGGCCGGCTCCTGGGGGCTGACCACCCCGAAGTGGCCCGGCACCCCGGTCGCCACCCCCGACTTCGGGCTGCTCGGCGAGGTCAGTCTCTTCGGCGGCTTCGGCAAGGTGGGCCTGCTGACGGGCGTCCTCTTCGTCTTCACGGTGCTGCTGTCGTGCTTCTTCGACGCGATGGGCACGATCATGGGCGTCGGCGACGAGGCCAAGCTGACAGACGCGGACGGTCAGCTGCCGGGCATCAACAAGGTGCTGTTCGTCGACGGCATCGCCGTCGCGGCCGGTGGTGCCAGCTCCTCGTCCGCCACGACCTGCTTCGTGGAGTCGACGGCGGGTGTGGGCGAGGGGGCGCGCACCGGGTTCGCGAACGTGGTGACCGGCGCGCTGTTCGCGGTCGCGCTGTTCCTCACCCCGGTCGCCACGATGGTGCCCTCCCAGGCGGCGACTCCGGCGCTGCTGGCGGTCGGGTTCCTGATCCTCGCGAACTCCGTCCGCGAGATCGACTGGGCCGACTACACGATCGCGGTCCCGGCCTTCGTGACGATGGTGATGATGCCGTTCACCTACTCGATCACCAACGGCATCGGGATGGGCTTCATCACCTTCGTCGTGCTGCGCCTGGCCGCGGGGCGCGGGCGCGGGGTTCCGGTCGCGATGTACGTGGTCTCGGCGGTCTTCCTCTTCTACTACCTGATGCCGGCGCTGGGGCTCACGTGA
- the thpR gene encoding RNA 2',3'-cyclic phosphodiesterase has translation MRLFAAVLPPADVVDELGVVVGELKRLPGADRLRWTTPPGWHFTLAFYGEVEEDVVPELSRRLERAAGRSEPFRLAVRGGGRFGRGRALWAGAEGDVVALRMLADRAEAAARKAGVPMGEHRRYTPHLTVARSREDLDVRPHVAVLDTFAGRPWTVSDLALVRSHLPTSGVAGEQPRYEAVARWELGAAR, from the coding sequence ATGAGACTGTTCGCCGCCGTGCTTCCGCCAGCTGATGTCGTCGATGAACTCGGCGTGGTGGTCGGGGAGTTGAAGAGGTTGCCCGGTGCGGACCGGTTGCGGTGGACCACTCCGCCCGGCTGGCACTTCACGCTCGCCTTCTACGGAGAGGTCGAGGAGGACGTCGTACCGGAGCTGTCGCGGCGGCTGGAGCGGGCCGCGGGACGCAGCGAACCGTTCCGGCTGGCGGTGCGCGGCGGTGGGCGGTTCGGGCGCGGGCGGGCGTTGTGGGCGGGGGCCGAGGGGGACGTCGTCGCGCTGCGGATGCTGGCCGACCGGGCGGAGGCGGCGGCGCGGAAGGCCGGGGTGCCGATGGGGGAGCACCGCCGCTACACGCCCCATCTGACGGTGGCCCGCAGCCGGGAGGACCTCGACGTACGGCCGCACGTCGCCGTGCTCGACACCTTCGCCGGCCGTCCGTGGACGGTGTCCGACCTGGCACTGGTGCGCAGCCACCTGCCGACGTCCGGCGTGGCGGGCGAGCAGCCTCGGTACGAGGCGGTGGCGCGGTGGGAGCTCGGGGCGGCCCGATGA
- a CDS encoding aldo/keto reductase — protein MKYTQLGRTGLKVSRLVLGTMNFGPQTDEADSHAIMDAALDAGINFFDTANVYGWGENKGRTEEIIGNWFAKGGDRRDKVVLATKVYGNMADSENAWPNHDKLSALNIRRAVDASLKRLRTDHIDLYQFHHVDRATPFEEIWQAVDVLVQQGKILYAGSSNFPGYKIAQANEIAARRGGTIGLVSEQCLYNLYERRAEMEVIPAAQEYGLGVIPWSPLHGGALGGVLKKEVKGGRRSAGRAAGAMSGDDVRAKIQAYEDLLEKHGLEPGEAALAWLLTRPGVTGPIVGPRTAEQLESALRAVELELSEEVLTSLEEIFPGPGPSPEAFAW, from the coding sequence ATGAAGTACACACAGCTCGGACGCACAGGCCTCAAGGTCAGCCGACTGGTCCTCGGCACGATGAACTTCGGTCCGCAGACGGACGAAGCGGACAGCCACGCGATCATGGACGCGGCGCTGGACGCGGGCATCAACTTCTTCGACACCGCGAACGTGTACGGCTGGGGCGAGAACAAGGGCCGTACCGAGGAGATCATCGGCAACTGGTTCGCGAAGGGCGGCGACCGCCGCGACAAGGTCGTCCTCGCGACCAAGGTGTACGGGAACATGGCGGACTCCGAGAACGCCTGGCCCAACCACGACAAGCTCTCCGCGCTGAACATCCGGCGCGCCGTGGACGCCAGCCTCAAGCGGCTGCGAACCGACCACATCGACCTCTACCAGTTCCACCACGTCGACCGGGCCACCCCCTTCGAGGAGATCTGGCAGGCCGTCGACGTACTCGTCCAGCAGGGCAAGATCCTCTACGCCGGCTCGTCCAACTTCCCCGGCTACAAGATCGCCCAGGCCAACGAGATCGCCGCCCGCCGCGGCGGCACCATCGGCCTGGTCAGCGAGCAGTGCCTCTACAACCTCTACGAACGCCGCGCCGAGATGGAGGTCATCCCGGCCGCGCAGGAGTACGGCCTCGGCGTCATCCCGTGGTCACCGCTGCACGGCGGCGCGCTCGGCGGCGTGCTGAAGAAGGAGGTCAAGGGCGGTCGGCGCAGCGCGGGGCGCGCCGCGGGCGCCATGTCCGGCGACGACGTACGGGCGAAGATCCAGGCGTACGAGGACCTGCTCGAGAAGCACGGTCTGGAGCCCGGCGAGGCCGCCCTGGCCTGGCTGCTCACCCGGCCCGGCGTGACCGGCCCGATCGTCGGCCCGCGCACCGCCGAGCAGCTCGAATCGGCGCTGCGCGCGGTGGAACTGGAGCTGAGCGAGGAGGTCCTGACGTCTCTGGAGGAGATCTTCCCGGGTCCGGGACCGTCCCCGGAGGCCTTCGCCTGGTAG
- a CDS encoding VCBS repeat-containing protein gives MRIRPAACAALLVASLAPVVTAPSAGAAAAKYADDFNGDGYRDYAGYTYEQYSKGGGVRITFGTASGPGTQTQLITQDSPGVPGADETEDQFGDVRVPADFNADGYGDLAVSVSREDVDGRKDEGGVVILWGSATGLSGGTAIPNAGAKVSNARFGRDLAAGDFNGDGKKDLAAISGSKVYVYRGITRTGAAGSVTSHDKTTKFAPTSLVSGSMNGDSKTDLVIIGITDGPDAFGTDAWFVKGGSTLSGGKTLRLVTDYGDPSEAVIADFNKDGYGDLAAGSQMYNNYQGRVSIWYGSSTGPATTARITQATTGVAGTPESDDAFGSSVSAADIDGDGYKDLAIGVFGEKISQETTEGGVHVLRGSASGITGTNSKWLARNTAGVPGDVAWNDCFGDPVRLRDTDRDGKADLYVGAIDGSLRFPGTSSGVTTTGVTDADSELIWGMLQ, from the coding sequence ATGCGTATTCGCCCCGCAGCCTGCGCGGCACTCCTCGTGGCGTCCCTCGCCCCCGTCGTCACGGCACCCTCCGCCGGCGCGGCGGCGGCCAAGTACGCGGACGACTTCAACGGCGACGGCTACCGCGACTACGCCGGCTACACCTACGAGCAGTACAGCAAGGGCGGAGGCGTCCGGATCACCTTCGGTACCGCCTCCGGACCGGGCACCCAGACCCAGTTGATCACCCAGGACAGCCCCGGTGTCCCCGGCGCCGACGAGACGGAGGACCAGTTCGGCGACGTCAGGGTGCCCGCCGACTTCAACGCCGACGGATACGGGGACCTCGCCGTGTCGGTGTCGCGCGAGGATGTCGACGGACGCAAGGACGAGGGCGGCGTCGTCATCCTGTGGGGAAGCGCGACCGGCCTCTCGGGTGGCACCGCGATCCCCAACGCCGGCGCCAAGGTGTCGAACGCCCGCTTCGGCCGCGACCTCGCCGCCGGGGACTTCAACGGGGACGGCAAGAAGGACCTGGCCGCGATCAGCGGGAGCAAGGTCTACGTCTACCGCGGCATCACGCGCACCGGTGCGGCGGGCTCGGTCACCAGCCACGACAAGACGACGAAATTCGCGCCCACGTCCCTGGTCTCGGGCAGCATGAACGGGGACTCCAAGACCGATCTGGTGATCATCGGAATCACCGACGGGCCCGACGCCTTCGGCACGGACGCGTGGTTCGTCAAGGGCGGCTCCACGCTCAGCGGGGGCAAGACCCTGCGCCTCGTCACGGACTACGGCGACCCCAGCGAGGCGGTGATCGCCGACTTCAACAAGGACGGCTACGGGGACCTCGCGGCGGGCAGCCAGATGTACAACAACTACCAGGGCCGGGTGTCCATCTGGTACGGCTCCTCCACCGGCCCCGCCACCACCGCCCGTATCACGCAGGCCACCACCGGCGTCGCCGGCACCCCGGAGTCCGACGACGCGTTCGGCTCCTCCGTCTCGGCCGCCGACATCGACGGCGACGGCTACAAGGACCTCGCGATCGGCGTCTTCGGAGAGAAGATCAGCCAGGAGACGACCGAGGGCGGCGTCCACGTCCTGCGCGGCAGCGCGAGCGGGATCACCGGCACCAACTCGAAGTGGCTCGCCCGCAACACCGCCGGCGTCCCCGGCGACGTCGCATGGAACGACTGCTTCGGCGACCCGGTCCGCCTCCGCGACACCGACCGCGACGGCAAGGCCGACCTCTACGTCGGCGCCATCGACGGCTCGCTGCGCTTCCCCGGCACGTCGTCCGGCGTCACCACGACCGGTGTGACGGACGCCGACTCCGAACTCATCTGGGGCATGCTCCAGTAG